The following is a genomic window from Calypte anna isolate BGI_N300 chromosome 7, bCalAnn1_v1.p, whole genome shotgun sequence.
AAGTCCTGCAAAGTGTAGGGCGGGTGTGTGGCTGGGTGTGGGGCTGTGGCctctgggatgctctgggggtCCTTGAGTCCTGAGGGATCTCTCAGGATTTTGGAGAGCAGGGCTCTGCTTGCACCCTGCTACTGGCCTTCTGCCTGGGTCACACCCCCCTTTGCTCCCTACAGATGCCCAAGCTGCCCCAGCCAAGGGCATTGTCattcctgtccccatccctgagAAGGTGGCTTCCAGCCGGTCAACCCAGACGCCAGTGGGGCAGCTGGAGCCGCCGGCCTCAGGGGTCCCCCCTGCCACGCCGCCCCACAAGCACAAGGGAGCAGTGCAGAAGGCAGACAGCGTGGCACAGGCAAGCGTTCCCCCTGGGGTCCTACAGCCCCCTGTGGCCCACGAGGAGGGGCCACGGACGGACCCCAACCTCCCACCCAACATCACCGTCTGTGTGCCACCGGAGCTGATATTCACCCCACCTCGGACTGCTGCCTCACCCCACACAGACATCCCTACTCAGGACTCCCCTGTCCCCCCCACAGACACATCCCCTCTGTCTCGGGCTCCATCTCCTTCCAAGTCCTCCCCCATTTCTCCAGTGTCAGCCACCCCTAGTACATCCCTCACCTCCAATGCCACACCCACACGGAAGATGCCCCCCTACATGGTCACTTCCTTTGTCTCCATGCCCCCCACATCACCCCCTGCGCAGGAgccctcctccccatcctccaaGGAGCCCCCACCTGAAAGCGGAGTCCCAGGGGCTAAGGATGGAACAATGCTGCGGCAGGGTGTCCCCCAAAAGCCCTACACCTTTCTGGATGAGAAGGCAAGGTGAGTATCAGTGGGGCAGGGTACTCTGCCAGGGGTGGTCCCCTCCGCAGCATCTCACATGGGGTACGCTGAGTGCTGagtgctgccctgtgctgcaggggcCGCTTCGGGGTGATCCGGTTGTGCAAGGAGAACTCCACAGGGAAGCTCTTCATGGCCAAGATCGTGCCCTATgaggcagagaggaagcagaCCGTGCTGCAGGAGTACGAGATCCTCAAGGCGCTTCACCATGAGCGCATCATGGCCCTGCACGAGGCGTACATCACCCCCCGATACCTGGTGCTCATCTGTGAGAACTGTGCTGGCAAGGAGATCCTCTACAGTATTGTGGACAGGTATGGGTGGATGCAGGGCATCTGGGGAGAGCTGCCACCACCAGGCCACCCACTGATGCCACTTGCCCCCAGGTTTCGCTACTCAGAGGATGACGTGGTGGGCTAcgtgctgcagctcctgcagggccTTGAGTACCTGCATGGCCACCGCATTGTGCACCTTGACATCAAACCAGACAACATCATTGTCTCGAGCATGAATGCCCTCAAGATCATCGATTTTGGAAGTGCCCAGACCTACAACCCCCTCGTGTTGCGTCAGCTGGGGCGGCGCGTTGGCACCCTGGAGTACATGTGTGAGTGGGATACCAAGGGTGCAGGGGCATGGGGATGGGTTTGTGGACAGGGACAGAGGGGGGATTGCCTGTGCCCAAGGCATGTGTCCAAGCCTGTGCACTGGGGGATCTTGGGGAGAAGTTGAGATGTTCCTGGGGAAACTGGGGGGTctttggggtgctgggacagTCTGCTGAGGGCTTTTGTAGAGTTGCTGGGCTCAGTGGGAGAGTGTGGGTGCTGTAGGGTAGGTAGCTGGGGTATCTTTGGAGGTGCTGAGTTCTGTCAGGGTATTGGGGTGTCAGGGAGGGGTGCAGGAGGGTATAATGGTGGGGtgcagtgggtgctgggagaTATGTGGAGATGCTGGGAGTGTCTGGGTGCTAGGGAtgctggtgatgctgggggTTGCTGGGGCTGGGTCCACAGTGAATATGACAGCCCTgctcccctgcctgcagctccagaagTGGTGAAGGGAGACCCAGTGGGCTCCGCTGCAGATGTCTGGGGCATTGGCGTTCTCACCTACATCATGTAAGAGAAGGGGCCTGGGGGGGAACAAGCACCCTGAGGACTAGTTATCCACGCCCAGGGCTTGGTGCCACGGGAGACACTGGGCTGGTGGTGGGCTGGGGGATACTGTAGCCCTATAGACCCTTCCCAGCTGGACACGGGGATTGAGACCCTGGGCAGCTGTGGCTGTTCCCAACTAGGGATGGGTGGGTAGGGGGTCATGGGTACACTTCCACTGGTGTCCCCTAGCTGTGCCACCCCATTCACCCCCACAGGCTCAGTGGACGGTCACCCTTCTTCGAACTGGACCCCATTGAGACGGAGAACCGCATCCTGGCAGGGCGCTTTGATGCCTTCAGGCTGTACCCCAACGTCTCACAGGGTGCTGCCCTCTTCATCCGCAAGGTCCTCACTGTCCACCCCTGGTGAGTGCCTGGCCCAGTTAGGTAGGGCATGTGGTCCTGGACTATGTCTGTGAGTAGTCCATCCACCGAGGTGGGCAGCTTCTTGTCCCATGGCAATCTTGAAGACATCATCAGTAGGATCCTGGGATCCATTACTAGCTCTTGGAGAGGGCTGAGATCCCTGGGTTCTTGCAGGGCAAGGGTGGTGGCTGGGTTTGGGAAGTGCAGCAGTGGTGGGCACCCTGCAGCCTCTGATGCAGagccacccctgccccaggaGCCGCCCAACAGTGAAGGACTGCTTTGCCAACGCTTGGCTCCAGGATGCCTACCTGATGAAACTGCGCCGCCAGACCCTGACCTTCACCACCAACCGCCTGAAGGAGTTCCTGGTGGAGCACCAGCGACGTCGTGGCGAGGCTGTCACCAAGCACAAGGTCTTACTCCGCTCCTACCAGGGCAACCAGCCACCAGGACCCCAGTAATTGGTGCCTCGGCCATGTCTGCAGGGGCCGAGGAGCCTGAGGAACATTCCAGGGGCTGCGGGATAGGGCGGCTGAGAAGAAGCCAGGATGTGCTGGGATGAGCCCATGGACCTCTTGTGCTGCccttggggatgctggtggccagCATCATTTTGGCGGTACCAATGGAGAGGGAAGGTGCAGCTCCAGCCAGCCCGGCAGTGGGGTCTGGCATGGGACAGGTGGCAGAAAGCCTTACTGGGAGGAACAGAGAATGTGgcagagggtccagagaaggatGGGATGGTGGTAGTGAGGCCAAAGGAAgctccaggcaggagcaggagagctgctggccAGCTGTGGCCATGCAGGTCCAGTCAGCTGTGTGCCTTATGCCAGAGCCTCCAGCTGCCCTGGCCACGGCACAGGGGTCCCTGCACTTGCCTCAGTTTGCACACCAGCACCCAACGACTGAGGCTGCTCCAGTGGTTCTTGCAGAGCAGACCCTACTCgcagccccctgccccctctGGCCCCATGTCCCCAGATGGCACAGCCCAAGTCCTCATGTTTAGGAGCAGGGGCCACCAGCTCACCCCAttctgctcctcccagccctggttCTGGCAAGTGGGTTTGTGGTTCCAGGTCCGATGCTGGTGCCTTCCCTGGAGCTGTCAGCTGTGCCCTGCACCAAGGCAGGGGGCTGTCCTGCACCCTATCTTTGCAGGGGGGCACCCAGGTGCCACGCACACCTCCTGCGCCTGCTCAGGCCCACACTGCTCACAttctgccagcccagctccGGCCCTCACCCTACTGCCAGCCTGTCCCCAGACCCCATAACCTAACCCCAACCCCCACTTCCCATCTCCCACCCACCCCCGAAGTGCCATGGCACAGCCCCACTGGTGCCTTGCTGAGCCCTGCACCCACTCCTCGCCCCCTTCCCAGCTGGCAGTGGGATGCTCCAGGGTGCCTGGGGTGGAGGAACAGGGGTAACAGTTGGGCACCCATCTTCCAGATGCTGCTGTAGCAATAGGGCTTTATTTATTGACTTGGGGGAGAAGgcccctgcccctgtcccctcATCCCTGTCGGGTTCTGGAGTCACCAACATCCACGTGATTTGGAGCAAGCAATGTACCAGAGCAGCAATAAAGACCCTGAGCAGCTGGTCCTGTCTCTGTGCCCCGCTGGGAAGGGATGTGGAGCTGGGCAGAACAGACCCCAGCTGCCACCCAGGGCTGGGTGCCTCAGAGGAATCCTGTtccaaaatcacagaattgatTTGGCTGAAAAAgacatcaagtccaactgttaacccaacactgccaaatccaccactaaaaCATGTCTCTCAGTACATCCAGACATCTTTTAgacacctccaggaatggtgactccaccacttccctgggcagcctcttccagagTCTGACAgccttttcagtgaaaaaacttTTCCTAATATCGGATCTCAAGCTCCCTGGGACAACTTGAGGGCATGCATTCCCTCCTGTTCTATCGCTTGTAACTTGAGAAGGGACTGACGCCCTGCAGGCTACACCTCCTTTTTGGCAGGGTTAAAGAGAAGTTCGCCCCCCACCCTCcctttctgcaggctgaacaaccgcagttccctcagcccctcctggtcAGGTTCTCCAGagccttcaccagctttgttgccctcccctggacacgctccagcaccCTCAATGCCCTTCACGTGgcgaggggcccagaactgaacccagCATTCGAGGCGCAGTGCCGAGCACTAGGGAACGATCCCCTGGCACTGCGGGCGGCACTACTgctgatacagcccaggatgctgttgcCCCTCTCGGCCACCCGGTCACCCCGCCGGCCCAACCTCAGCCGCTACCAACCCTCACCCCACGCTGTGCCCCACCCCAACCCAGGCGTCCCCTCCCCAGAGGCGAGCAGGCGGGCGGGCATGCGCAGGCGCAGCTGCTTCCTCCCCGCGCTTTAGCGGCCCCTGGCGGCCGGCGGTGTCGGCGTCAGCCCGGTGACCGTGAGGAGGCGTGGCCCTGCGCCGCGGTGACGTCTGCAGCCACGTGTGCGGAAGGGGCAGCGGGGAGCGGGGTTGGCCGGAGTGGAGCGGGGCAGCCATGCCGCTGAAGGCGGTGATCCTCATCGGCGGCCCGCAGAAGGGTAAGTGGGACGGTTCCGTGGGAACCCCCGCCGGCGCCGAGCCTCGCTGACCCCTCTCTGCGCCGCAGGGACCCGGTTCCGCCCGCTGTCCTTCGAGGTGCCCAAGCCGCTCTTCCCCGTGGCCGGGGTGCCCATGGTGCAGCACCACATCGAGGCCTGCGCCAAGGTACGGGGCGACCGCGGGGGCTGGGAGGGTCTAAGGAGGCTGAAGGAACAGGGCcgccctccccaccccaccccgcccctctctctctccccaggtGCCCGGCATGAAGGAGATCCTGCTGATGGGCTTCTACCAGCCCCACGAAGCCCTCAGTCGCTTCTTGGTGTCGGCGCAGCAGGAGTTCAAGATCCCCATCAGGTGGGCAGGAACCCCGCCGCCCCCGCGGGCCGTGTGGCAGCACAGCACGGCTCGGCCCTCGCCCCGGCGAGACAGCCTCCAGCCAGCACCGGGGCGCTGGGCGGGTGGGCTCTGCTCTTATCGGCGTTCTGTGAAATTTCCTCGATCCTTCCCTGGCTGGTCCCAGCACCAGAGAtgcctccccagcacagctctgggctgcccctgcctcctccctctctgtcaACACTCATATGAGCCCCAGGGCAAGATTATGTCCCTCCAGCCCAGGCTACCCCTACCCTGCCCCACTGCCGGGTGGTGCCACCAAACCTCCACTTCCCTAAGCCCTCGATTTTGCCTGCTTGGCTTCCAGGTATCTTCAGGAGTATGCAGCGCTGGGCACAGGTGGTGGCATCTATCATTTCCGAGACCAGATCCTGTCAGGTGGTGCTGAGGCCTTCTTTGTCCTCAACGCGGACGTATGCTCAGAGTTCCCCttgcaggagatgctggagttCTGGCAGCAGCACGGGGATGTGCACAGCTTTGTCATTCTGGGTACCACAGTgagtggcagtgctggggagcagagtgGCTGTGGTGCTCTGCCATGGGCTTGTCtagaagccagcagctcctgctgtggaTGGATCTCTGGGTGTGAGCTCTGGGTCTTGTCTGCTCTGCATCCCCAAGCCCACATCTCTGCCATTGCTAATGCACTCTTGCTCCACAGGCCAACAGGACACAGGCGCTGAATTACGGCTGTATTGTGGCAAATGTGGACACACAGGAGGTACTGGAGGGCTACAGGGACATGGGCACAGCatgggcagctgctgctgtgctgcctgtgtGGGCACATGTTCATGGCTGGAACTCgcatctcttctctctctcccaggTCCAGCACTACGTGGAGAAGCCCAGCACGTTTGTCAGTGAGATCATTAACTGTGGCATCTACCTGTTCACACCTGCCATCTTCCAGCACATTGGCGAGGTCTTCCAGAGGAATCAGCAGGAGCTAGTGCTGTGAGTCCTCTCTGCCCcacatccctcccaccccactgcttcctggggctgcagcagcacgCTCATCCTCCATTCTTTCTCtatcttctcttcctctgccatCACTCACTTGTTTCCTGGTCCTGCACCAGCTATCCTTACCTTGGGTAAGTCTTCCTCTGTGTCTTCACTGGCTGCTTTCTGGGCTGAATAGTCTCTAGGGATAATGCAtgctttcctccctgctccagactgctctgcaaagctgcagttttcctctgctcccttcctgACCAGCTTGAGACtgcccttctcccttcctctcctcctacTTCATTCTCATCCAGCTCTGAACCAGGGGCTGAGTGAGCCTTTCACCTGGAaatgctctgctcctgcctccatcTCTCTGCACCAGCCAGCCTGTCACCTGGCATCTCCACTACCACCCAGGCAAAAATCCAGCTGTGCAGGGCTCTGGAGCAGGATCCATTGCTTGTGTACCCACCTGGAATGGGTGGAGCTCTTGCATCATCACTTTCTGGCTGACAGCTTGTTTTAGCTGAAAGAGCCTtgtccctctgctgctctggggttcagcagggctgggcaggcCTAGCCTGACAGGAGAAATGCATGGCTAGGAAGGAGTCTAGAATCACTAGAAGCTCCAGATTTGGGGAGGGTACCTGCTGGGGTCCCTGGCTGAGGCTGTGACTGGCTGAGTGTCAAATGTGCCTCTTGCTTGCAGAGAGGAGAGCTCCAATGGCTGGCAGCGTGCAGAAGTGATCCGTCTTGAGCAGGATGTTTTCACGGCCCTGGCTGGTAGTGGCAAACTCTATGTCTACAAAACTGACGGCTTCTGGAGCCAGATCAAGTCAGCTGGGTAAGGACTGGGGCTAGAGTTGGCACAGCAATTATTGCATGAAGCAATACCTaccagggatgggagggaagggCGTCCAGGCAGTACTGAAGATGGGTGGGGAAGTGATGAATTCAGACCCTTCTCTGCCCTGATAGTGCCAGAGAGGCCAGTAACAATCTTTTGCATTTCCTCACCCAGCTCTGCTATCTATGCCAGCCGGCTTTACCTGAACCAGTACAGCAAGAGCCACCCAGAGAGGCTGGCCCAAAACAAACCTGGAGGCCCTATCATCCGAGGTACCCCTCTGGCACCCCCTGACACCTTGAGGGCTTCTTGAGGAGGCAGTGGAACCTGGGAGCAGGTTCCTGGTCCAAGAGGAAAGTGCTCCTGTGAGCTGCCTCTCCTGACCCAGCTGCCTTTTGTTCCAGGGAATGTATACATCCACCCCACAGCTTCCATTGACAGCACTGCAGTGGTGAGTGGAGGCTGGGGGCCCTGTGGCAGGGTGATGCACAGGGTAGCTGAGGGTGCTATTGTCCTTGATCTCATCACTTCCCTCTGTCCTCATAGCTGGGCCCCAACGTCTCCATTGGTGAGGGGGTGATGGTGGGAGCTGGTGTGCGTGTGCGAGAGTCCATTGTCCTGCATGGGGCCTCGCTCCATGTAAGTCAGGTTTGCCCAAGGGTGTGGGTGTCAACCTCCACCCCttgcagggaggcagcagcaccctTCATCTTCTCCTTCATTCCAGGACCACACCTGTGTTCTCAATACCATTGTGGGCTGGGACAGCACCATTGGGCGCTGGGCCCGGGTTGAAGGAACACCCAGTGACCCCAACCCAAATGATCCCTATGCCAGGATCAACAGTGAGACCCTCTTCCGGGATGGGCGCCTCACACCATCCATCACAATCCTGGGTATGTCTCACTGGCACCCAGCTACCCTGGCCTCTTGCAGTGGGGCAGGTTCTCTCTCCATACCCTGCTAagcccctgctgctctccccccAGGCTGCAGTGTCACGATCCCTGCTGAGGTTGTTATTCTCAACTCCATCGTCCTTCCTCACAAGGAGCTGAGCCACAGCTACAAGAACCAGATTATCCTGTGAGTCACCTGCTCACTGGTCTGGGGGACAGCAGTGCCAGCCTCTCACTGCTTGCTGTTCCTCACAGCAAGACCCTCTCTGCTGGGGTTTCACCTCCTGAGAGGTTCCTAACACCTTCAGTGGGGTAGATTCAGGCCCGAAGCCCTGCAAGTGCCTGACTTCTGCTCCAGGCAGACATTAAAACTGGTGAGCATGGGCCTTGCATGCTGCTtgttctgcagcccagggacAAGCCCTGGGGCAGGGTGAAGGCTTTGGGGACAGCATGTGGCCTTTTGGACCAGCCTTTGTGCCTGTTGAGAGGCTGGTGTGGGAGCACTTACAGCCTGAAGCATCTCGGGTGTTGAGCTTTGTGTGTTTCCCCACCAAAGGGCATTACCAGCATGGTCTTGCCACCCCTCACCACCTTCTCCCTGCTTTGCACAAGTTGttctctgcaactccctggaAGGTCTTGGCCCATCTTGGAATCTGGGGAGCTTTCAAGCTGCCTGTCCTGCTTCTCTACAGGAACTGGCTGCAGgattcagatttcagcaatgTCATTGCAACACCCCAAGCTGTGCTCCTGCCTACTGCTGGGAAAACAGCAGCGCCAGGCTCCTgagggcactggcacaggagGACTGGGTGAGACAGGCAGGGTGCTGGCCCTGGAGGGAGCTGCAAAAAACCACTccttccctcagcaccccctcTACCCACAAGGGCTTTGTCAGCCAGAAGAGCTGCTAGTCCTGCCAAGCCTGCTCCTGTCAGGATGGGACCTGCACAGGCTGCCTAGGCAGCGCTCAGGGCAATGGCAGCAAGGCCCCTGCCACCCTGGTGGGCtaacagcctctgctccacCAGCATGGCTGTAACGTGGGGGGCTTGCTCCATGTCTCCCCTCACGCCCATCCAGAGCAATCAATTTACACACATGACAGTGGCAGAGGTCTGTTGCCTCCCTGTGTCTCgaaaacacacttttttttgaaggcagctccctgctgaTCATGATACATTGTATCTGCAGtaaccaacattttttttatccaCCTACCTCCCAGTTGTCTTCTCTAGTTTTGGAACTCTGTGCAAAAGCCTTGCACTCTGCCAAGGGCCTTTTTCATGCCTCACCTCCCACCTTCAGGGAGGCATCACATTAGGGATTCTCCATCCATCCAGTACCACCCCAGCTCCATGGATTTACAGTAAATCCTTGCTCCGAGCCCTGTGCCTTCCTGTGCCAGTTCTCCTGTGGTCTTGGGTGGAGATTAGCTGTTCCCTGGCTTTAAGCACATTAAACTCCTTCAGTTTTGCCTCTGCCTTCGATGTGCTAATTTCCTTGCCCACTGGTGAGCACCTCTGTGCTGTGGGAAAACAGCCAAAGTACTTGGCTTTCAGAATGGTACATGAATTGTCTCCCATGTCTCGCATCTGGCCTGGGTTTTAGTATGGACAAAGgtttctcagctgctgcatgTGGCCCTGGGGCAATTCTTAGCTCTCTTGTGTAAGGCCCCTTTCCCTCGAACTCCCCCTAAACTGGCTGTCCTTTGTGCAGAGGTATATGGGGGACCAGGACTTCTCCGGCTCTTGCTCCCTTACAACAGCCTCATCCTGCTTCCACTCTCACGGAGGGAGAGGACTGTTCGATCCCTGCTTGGGCTCTGCAGGGGAGGAAGGAGTTAAAAGGGGCCTCGGCTGAGGTGCCAGGAAGTCTGGAAACGCTTTAAGGTTGTCCTGCCCTGAGCAGCGGCAGCTCTGATTACTTGGAGCCAACATCTGGGCTCAAAGGGCCTCGGAATGCTGGGCTCCcgagcagggagaggaggggctTTAGCT
Proteins encoded in this region:
- the GMPPA gene encoding mannose-1-phosphate guanyltransferase alpha isoform X1; this encodes MPLKAVILIGGPQKGTRFRPLSFEVPKPLFPVAGVPMVQHHIEACAKVPGMKEILLMGFYQPHEALSRFLVSAQQEFKIPIRYLQEYAALGTGGGIYHFRDQILSGGAEAFFVLNADVCSEFPLQEMLEFWQQHGDVHSFVILGTTANRTQALNYGCIVANVDTQEVQHYVEKPSTFVSEIINCGIYLFTPAIFQHIGEVFQRNQQELVLYPYLGEESSNGWQRAEVIRLEQDVFTALAGSGKLYVYKTDGFWSQIKSAGSAIYASRLYLNQYSKSHPERLAQNKPGGPIIRGNVYIHPTASIDSTAVLGPNVSIGEGVMVGAGVRVRESIVLHGASLHDHTCVLNTIVGWDSTIGRWARVEGTPSDPNPNDPYARINSETLFRDGRLTPSITILGCSVTIPAEVVILNSIVLPHKELSHSYKNQIIL
- the GMPPA gene encoding mannose-1-phosphate guanyltransferase alpha isoform X2, which codes for MPLKAVILIGGPQKGTRFRPLSFEVPKPLFPVAGVPMVQHHIEACAKVPGMKEILLMGFYQPHEALSRFLVSAQQEFKIPIRYLQEYAALGTGGGIYHFRDQILSGGAEAFFVLNADVCSEFPLQEMLEFWQQHGDVHSFVILGTTANRTQALNYGCIVANVDTQEVQHYVEKPSTFVSEIINCGIYLFTPAIFQHIGEVFQRNQQELVLEESSNGWQRAEVIRLEQDVFTALAGSGKLYVYKTDGFWSQIKSAGSAIYASRLYLNQYSKSHPERLAQNKPGGPIIRGNVYIHPTASIDSTAVLGPNVSIGEGVMVGAGVRVRESIVLHGASLHDHTCVLNTIVGWDSTIGRWARVEGTPSDPNPNDPYARINSETLFRDGRLTPSITILGCSVTIPAEVVILNSIVLPHKELSHSYKNQIIL